DNA sequence from the Deltaproteobacteria bacterium HGW-Deltaproteobacteria-2 genome:
AATGTATATGCTATAGGCGGATCATCAAGGGAGATCATACAGGATAATGATTCCCACTACAGGATAGGTCCACAGAAGGAGGAAATCATGAAAAAAATAAATGCACTGATGATTCAGCCGAAGACTCCGCAAACGTTCTGGAGCCATGACATTTCGCTCAAAGCAGCCGGATTCAAAGCGGTGATGCCACCCCTGGGGCTGATGACCGTAGCGGCCATGCTTCCGGAAAATTATGACGTCACTTTAATCGACATGAATGTGAGCGATCTCGAAATACGCGACATTGAGAAAAGTGACATGGTTTTTCTCACGGGCATGTGGATACACCGGGAATCGTTTTTAAAGATCGTCAACATGTGCCATGAACTTGGGAAAACCATTGTTGCCGGAGGACCCCTTGTCCAATCAGCCTATGGCAGGTCGGTCGACTATCTGGAATCGGATAAGATCGATCATCTCATTCTTTATGAGGCCGAAAACAATCTTTCCGAGTTCCTGTGTGACTACGAATTGGGCATAGCTAAAAAAGTATACGACAACAAGGAAAAGCCCGCCCTGGACCTGACCCCGTCGCCGCGTTATGACATTATAAATCCGTACGACTACGCTTGCATGGCCCTTCAGTTCTCCCGCGGGTGTCCGTTCAACTGCGAATTCTGCGATATAGTCCAGATGTTCGGCCGCATTCCGCGCACCAAGTCTCCCGGGCAATTCATGCGGGAAGTTGAAGACCTGTACGACACCGGCTACCGCGGACGCCTGTTTATCGTGGACGACAATTTCATCGCCAACAGAAAGGCCGTTAAAGAAATGCTCAAGCTCCTGGCAGACTGGCAGGAAGAGCACGACTATCCGTATTTGCTGTTCACCGAAGCGAGCATCGATCTGGCAAAGGATGACGAGCTTCTGAATTTAATGAGGAGATCGGGATTCACGTCCGTATTTGTAGGCATCGAGTCGCCGGACAGCGCAACGCTAAGCGCCATCAATAAGAATCAAAATGCAACCTGCGACATGGATAAAGCTATCGAGAAGATACAACGCGCAGGTATAGAGGTAATGGGCGGTTTTATCCTGGGTTTCGATACCGATACAGATGACGTGTTTGATCGCCAGCTGGCATTTATCCGGCGCAATGGTATTCCGCAGAGCATGGTGGGACTGCTTGCCGCCATGCCGAACACCGACCTGTTCAAACGGCTGGAACAAGAAGGCCGGCTCATCGAAAACGACAACCCGCACAGCGGAGATAACGTCGATACCGTGCTCAACTTCGTACCCGTCATGCCGGCCCCGCAACTGGTTGAAGGCTATAAGCGGGTAATTGCTCAAACCTATGCGCCAAAAAACTATTTCGCCCGCGCGTTAAAAGTCATCAGCAGGTTACCGGATCTGAAAATAACGGATCTTTACATGGCAGAGCCGTGGAAAGTCAAATTGGCGGATTCAAAATTGACCAATCATCCACACAAGAGGAAGTTAATGGTTGAATTTGTAAAACTTCTCTTTTCTCCGTTCGGCGCTCAAGCTTTATGGTTTATTATCAGGGCATCGAGATTCGGATTGCTTGCCCTGCCCACTGCGATAGAACTGGCTTTCCGGGGACGCCATTATGTAAGTGTCGCCGGGAGAATCGCGCACGCGAAACCGCAGCCTGTAACGGTAAGCGAGAACAAACGCGAATACGCGCCGCTACTCATGAAGCACTTACCCAGCTTGGGTAAATAGGAAATAAACAATGGAAATAATGGGGACGCCTGTCCCCATTATTTCTACATTTGTCATTGCGAGTTCACGGCAGTGAACGTGGCAATCTTTTTTTCTGCTTTGTCATACCGGTCCCGCATACGCGGGATGTTACTCCGGCGGGCATCCAGTATCAGTTATTTTTAACATAGAACTGTCTTTCTCTTCTTAACTACTTAACCCTTAAATCTTAAAACTTAAATCTTAAAACTATTTTTTTTCACCATTCACTTTTCACATTCTTTTTGAATTTTTTTCTTGAATTCTATTAAAAAAAGGAGTTAGTTAAACGCCGTCCCACTTATGCGGAGGGCGTCAATGACGCCTTTGGTTCCGCATGTTTCACTAAAATAAATAATATTAATGTTGATTAAAGGTTGAGATCTTATATTCAAAACCTGCCAATTCTTTCTAATCTTCAAAACCAAAAAGGAGTTCATATGGATCTGCCAAAGGAATTAAATGAGCGATTAAAACACATTGAAGCACTTTCACGTAATTTATGGAAAGATGACAGGTTGTCACCTTATTTCTATACACCTCATGACACAGCGCATTCCCTGGGTGTAATTTCAAAAATTAACAGCATCATTCCTAAACCCAAAAAATCATCAAATAATAACAATCTTAATGATAAAGAATGGTTTTATCTGTATTGCGCAGCCTGGCTTCATGATGTCGGCATGATACCTTATCTTTTCGAAGATGAACAAAAACAAATTAACAAAGATCTTTATCTGTCTATTCGAGAGCAGCATCATTACCGGTCAAAACAATTCGTCGAAAAAAACTATAAACTTCTGGGATTACAGCAGGACGAGGCTCAAGTAATTGGCGAATTGTGCCGTCTGCATAGAAGACGAGAAAATATTAACAGTAGTATTATCAAATTGAATAATGTCCGCGTCAAGTTATTAGGCGCTTATTTAAGAATCGCTGACGCACTGGCAATTGATTCTAACAGAGCGGATGAATTTAAAAGCCTGTATAATTTGTTTCTGGCTCACGGCATGCCGTTATCATCCGAATTTCACTGGTTAAGAAGTTTTTGGATAAAAGAAATCAAGGTTAATCATAATGATGCATCCATAATGATTAATTTCAATCTTCGCGAATCAGATGAGATAGATGGTATCGATTATCTTTGCAAAACAACAGTTGATGATATTGCGGAAGAAATTGCGTCATGCAAAGATGTCTTGCTGAAATCAAAAATATCCTACTTCACAGATGTTAAATACGAATTTAATAATCTACCTTCAGATGATGAGAAAAAAGCAAAATTAAAACAGGTTATCAGTAAACTCAAAATGCAGAATACGGCGTCTTCAAGTCAATTGGCCGATATAATGATGGATACAATCAGTTATATCGCAAAATATTGCAGCAGAAATAAAGAAGATGCCCTTCAAATGATAAAAAATTATACAATTTCTGAAATTGGTGACATTAAAAAAGACAGGCCGTGTCATATATTAGTTAAATATGTTGAATCCCTTGTTAATAAAATCTGCTCATCGGATAAATTAGAAACAAAAGAAAAACTATCGGAAATACTCAAACACATTAAAGCGATTCAAACTGAGCGGAGTCGAAACATCGAACATATCGCAGATAATGCCAAATCGTTACTCACCGGGCATAGTCCTATTTTACTTTTCGGATACAGCAGCATAATAATAAAAATATTTGAAAACGTTAAAGACGAAAACATCAAAGAAAATATACCTATTTACATTTTGGAATGCAGAAGTAAAAATCAGTTAAATTTTAAAAATGATTTAATTTATTGTGACGGTCTGAGATATGCAAATCATTTGGCAAATACCGGGTTCAAAAATATTTATTTTGTTCCGGATATAATCACTGGCAATCTGATAGCATCCGAGAAAGTCCAAAAGGTATTCTTCGGCGCAAATACTGTTGATATTAAAAACAAAAAAATCGGGCATACAGCGGGACATAATACAATAATACATTCCGCATATATTCATAAGGTACCAATTTATATATTTGCCGATATTTACAAATTTGGAATTCTTAACGAAGAAGATACAGCAGATGAAAGAAAAACTGACTGGTTCACCGGTTCGTCGGAAGAAAAAGAAGTTATAAAAAACCTGGGTATAAAGTACTACAATCCCCGATCAGATGTAATACCCATGCATTATGTACATGAGTTTTACACAGAATATGGCAACTTTCCGCCCAGTCAGGTACCTCAAACAATAGAAAACAGAATTTCTCAAATAAGAAAGATGTTTGACTAGAATATTCTGAGTTACCTTATTTAATGCAGATCTCTTTATTGCTCGTTTGAACAGCATAGATGCTTCTGCTCGAAGAATTTTAAATAGTATTTTCTTCGAAACTTGCTGATAGTGAATCCCTGGCTTCAGAAACGTAGTTCACTGACGCTTGTTGAATCATTTATTTTCTTAACTACTCAATCATCTGTCATTCCGGTCCCGCATACCCGGGCATTCGCCGGGGTTCCCTGCGGGATGTTACTCCAGCGGGAATCCATCCCTCATCGTCATCGTCATTCCCGCGCAGGCGGGAATCCAGTATCTGTTATTTCTAACATAGAACAATTTTTCTCTTTTTTCTTAATTACTTAATACTTAAATCTTAATTACTTATTTTTTTGATTTTTTTTCTTGATTTCTGTTCATAAAAGGCGTTAATAAATCTCCATCCCACATTATGCGGAGGGCGTCGATGACGCCTTTGGTTCTGCATGCTTCACTAAAATAAATATTGCGGCGTTTGCGTTATTAGCAAAGAAGCATATTAACATTTTAAACATGGAGGAATCTTATGCGACCATACGTATCGCTTTTCATTGCCCTAGTGCTTGTAGGGATTATTTGTGGATGCGCGGCGCCACGTCCGGTTCCAATGCTTGCGTTTGGAGATAATAAGACCTGGATCACGGATAAGGACATGGAATACGTCATCGGCAAAACTAGCGCAAAAATTGTTGTCCCAAAGGGCTTTGTCACCGACTTTGCTTCTATCCCACAGTTTTTTTGGTCTTTTGGATTATCACCGAATGGCCAGTACAGCAGGGCTGCAATCATCCATGACTATCTTTATTGGGCACAGGGTTGTAGTCGGAAACAGGCTGATCGGTTATTGGCCATTGCTATGCAGGAAAGCAATGTCTGCTTCTTAGTTAAGTGGATTGTTTTCTACGGGGTTGACTGGTTCGGCGATGGAGCTTGGCAATCAAACGCAAAAGAAAAAGCTGCAGGAATGCCACGCGTAATTCCAGAGCCTTACAGCAATCTAGATAACAACCCGAACGTGCATTGGCCTGAGTATCGTCAGAAGCTTATCAAGGAAGGGGTGAAGGACCCCGTATTCGATTCTAGTCCTCCATATTGTAAATATGGCGATTCGACAACTGTACCTTGATACTACATAGTATAAGAAAGGCGCACTTGGTCAGGTCTATATTCGTAGTATCTTGCTGCTATGGTCTAACCCTGCATTCGAGAGGTACTCGCCAAAAACGGCGCGCCTCTCAATGTTAATGGCACACCATTCAATCAGCAATCATCCATTATATTTATTTTACAAATTATGGACTTGCAAGTGAATGTAGCAGTCGATAATTTATTTAGGATATTATGGACGGCCACCAAAGTATTCTATTATTTTTAACATAGAACTTTGAACGATTTTCTTTTTCTATCCACCTTTCACCATTCACTTTTTAGTGACACTCGCTGAAAGCAAGCGAAGTGCAGCTTGAAGCGTCAGTGGAATCCCGACATCGTCGGGATGACGTGGGGCACTTTTCACATTCTTCTTGAATTTTTTTCTTGAATTCTATTAAAAAAAGGAGTTAGTTAAACTCCGTCCCACGATATTTAGAAGGTGTCAAAGACACCTTTTGTTCTGCGTGCTTCACGAAAATAAATTTGTAATGTTAGTTTGGAGGCTGAAAACTTATATTTCAAGACCTCTACCATGATCCTAGAAAATAGAAGCATTCTAATAAATCAATTTTATCAAGAGTAGAGAGGAGGTATAATGAGTAGCTTACACAGAGAATTAGAATATGTCGATCCTAACACTATCTCTTTCGATCAAAACAATCCACGCGGATTGACAGAAAAACAAATTATTAACGAGCCACAGTTTGCTATCTTGGTTTCTTCAATAGAGAAATATGGAATCTTAGAACCACTAATCGTTAAAAAAGATGAGTCGAACACATCTACATATATCCTTATTGATGGTGAGCGTAGACTACGTGCAGCGTTAGCAAGCAAACAGGCTGAGGTACCTGTATTAGTTGCAGAAGATGATATTGACGGACGAATACTGGCGTATCAAGTTCATATGCTAAGAAAAGATTGGGATAAACCAGCTGAAACTAAGGCAATTAAGAAAATTATTAATGATTTTAGAAATGGAAATCCGGATATAACAGATGAAGAAATTAGACAAAAAATTATTGAGATTACGGCTAATTCGCACAAACAACATGACCTTTCAGATATACTGAAACTAATCAAATATGATGACAAAATAATTGAAAAGGCGATTTCTAAAGAACTAAACATGAGCTATTTAGTACAAATAGAATCAAGCTTTATTAATCCTTTGAAAAAATATTATCTTGGCGTTTGTAATAAATATGGAGAAAACAAAATTCGTGAGATATTAATAGAAAAGGCGATAGATGGTAAATTAGTAAATACACGTTTTCTTATGGATAAATTTAAGGTTGTTTTTAGTGATTCTGAAAAAAAACCCGAAATAGAAAAAATACTAATTACCTTTCTCAACAAGAAAAATAAATCTATCAAGAAGACACTAGAAGAATATGAGGCATTAGGAAAATCAGCAAAGAAAAAGGAAGAAAAAAAGAAGAAAAAAATAATCATTTTCAAAACTAATAAAGAAGCTAAATCAAAAAGCAACAAACAGACCGATACCTTTGCTTATAGAAAAATTAGAATTACGAAAAAACAACAGACATCATTAGCTGACGTACGACTTAATTTCGAAGAAATTGGGAAAAGTTTTAGTAAAGAAGAAAATGCTTTTATAGAAGAGGCACTATACTGCCTTGAGAAACATTGTTTTAAGGCATCTACTCTGATGATTTGGGCTGCTGGTGTCAGCAGAATATTGGACTATGTTAATAAGGATATTGCTGCTTATAATATAGCGGCAAATGATATGGCCGCTACACCAATGTCGGTATACAAGCATATTTCAAGAAACTTTCAACGAAATGCTACTACGCTCGATGAAATACGAGTGAATTCTAACGATCGGCAGCTATTAAGTTACCTTTTATACAAGAAAATCATTACAGAAACACAGTGTAAGAAACTTCTTTCTGATTATAGTACACGATGCGATTGCGCACATCCAACAGATATTGTAATATCGCCAAACCAAGCAATATCGATTTTTGAAAATGTTTATGATCTTATTTTTTCTAATGGCAATTTGAAATGAATATACTTCTCGTCGAACCGAACTTCCCATTACCAGCTAAGAGCAGAAATCATCGGGATTTTTTGCCCATTGGTTTGTTGAAACTCGCTAGTTATCATAGAGACCATGGCGATGATGTCAAACTTCTGCGGGGCAATAAATACTTAAGTGATTTTTATCCTGATGAGATAAAAATCACTTCTTTATTTACATATTGGTCTGATTATGTATGGGATAGCGTTCATTTTTACAAAGAAAATTATCCTAATGCGAAAGTCGTAGTAGGTGGTATTTATGCTTCACTTATGCCAAAACATTGTAGACGCTCGGGATGCGATGATGTGTTCGTTGGTGT
Encoded proteins:
- a CDS encoding B12-binding domain-containing radical SAM protein, encoding MKKINALMIQPKTPQTFWSHDISLKAAGFKAVMPPLGLMTVAAMLPENYDVTLIDMNVSDLEIRDIEKSDMVFLTGMWIHRESFLKIVNMCHELGKTIVAGGPLVQSAYGRSVDYLESDKIDHLILYEAENNLSEFLCDYELGIAKKVYDNKEKPALDLTPSPRYDIINPYDYACMALQFSRGCPFNCEFCDIVQMFGRIPRTKSPGQFMREVEDLYDTGYRGRLFIVDDNFIANRKAVKEMLKLLADWQEEHDYPYLLFTEASIDLAKDDELLNLMRRSGFTSVFVGIESPDSATLSAINKNQNATCDMDKAIEKIQRAGIEVMGGFILGFDTDTDDVFDRQLAFIRRNGIPQSMVGLLAAMPNTDLFKRLEQEGRLIENDNPHSGDNVDTVLNFVPVMPAPQLVEGYKRVIAQTYAPKNYFARALKVISRLPDLKITDLYMAEPWKVKLADSKLTNHPHKRKLMVEFVKLLFSPFGAQALWFIIRASRFGLLALPTAIELAFRGRHYVSVAGRIAHAKPQPVTVSENKREYAPLLMKHLPSLGK